The Drosophila bipectinata strain 14024-0381.07 chromosome 2L, DbipHiC1v2, whole genome shotgun sequence genome has a segment encoding these proteins:
- the LOC108123980 gene encoding uncharacterized protein, which produces MWPNFVGIISLLCLAFFAWASAGPVPIVNEHQQLMPKVPQWHCLRYFKHDVLMMRRCRHLRVPTAPRLGDVIKRKKK; this is translated from the exons ATGTGGCCCAACTTTGTAGGCATCATTTCCCTGCTGTGCCTTGCATTCTTTGCTTGGGCCAGTGCTGGACCTGTGCCAATTGTGAATGAG CACCAACAACTGATGCCCAAGGTCCCTCAGTGGCACTGCCTTCGCTACTTCAAGCACGATGTCCTGATGATGCGACGCTGTCGTCACTTGCGAGTCCCAACGGCGCCACGGCTGGGGGACGTCATCAAGCGGAAGAAGAAGTAG